The Malus domestica chromosome 10, GDT2T_hap1 genome contains a region encoding:
- the LOC139188679 gene encoding uncharacterized mitochondrial protein AtMg00810-like, producing MVILPRDPYEWTHLRIQDFKSVAEYNSALFKINFQMKLYGDTITDEDLLEKTFSTFHASNKSNSGFAIVAVYVNDMNLVGTPEELHKTVEYLKNEFEMKDLGKMKFFLSLQIEHCASGILVHQPAYIEKILKRFGKDKAYPLNTPMVVRSLDIKKDPFCPKEDDELVLGPEVSYLNVIGALLYLAQCTRPNIAFSVNLLARYSSAPTICHWKSVKDVLRYLRGTTDIGLFYSKNSTNDQVLVGYADAGFLSDLHKALSQIGCVQEWRYNNLMALNKANISCYIFKSFRNTCLT from the exons ATGGTGATTCTTCCAAGAGATCCATACGAgtggactcacctaaggatccaggatttcaagtcagtagctgagtacaattctgcgttgttcaaaattaactttcagatgaAGCTCTATGGGGATACCATTACTGATGAAGATttgctggaaaagactttcagcacatttCATGCATCTAAC aaatccaactctggatttgctatagtggcagtatatgtcaatgatatgaacctagttggaactcctgaagagttaCATAAAACTGTTGAATATctgaaaaacgaatttgaaatgaaagaccttggaaaaatgaaattttttcttagcctgcagatcgagcattgtgctagtggaattttggtccaccaaCCAGCTTATATTGAAAAAATTCTGAAGCGATTTGGCAAGGACAAAGCTTATCCACTCAACACGCCAATGGTTGTTCGTTCtctggacattaagaaagatccattttgtccaaaagaagatgatgaactggtccttggtccagaagtatcATATCTGAATGTAATAGGTGCTttgttgtatttagcacaatgtactagaccaaatatagctttttcagtcaacttgttagcaaggtatagctctgctccaacaatttgTCATTGGAAGAGTGTCAAAGATGTATtgcgataccttcgtgggacaacagacaTAGGTCTCTTCTACTCAAAGAACTCCACAAATGACCAAGTCCTTGTTGGAtatgcagatgctggttttctctctGATCTGCATAAAGCCCTCTCACAAATTGGATGTGTTCAAGAATGGAGATACAACAATCTCATGGcgctcaacaaagcaaacattagttgctacatcttcaaatcattcagaaatacttgcttaacatga